The following coding sequences lie in one Arachis hypogaea cultivar Tifrunner chromosome 9, arahy.Tifrunner.gnm2.J5K5, whole genome shotgun sequence genomic window:
- the LOC112709609 gene encoding uncharacterized protein, with the protein MSNKSETQNPRIIDSDQEDDLIVLAYEDVFEGIQAWSLFGRIFSDRIFSVGTMEGALYAIWNKPEGFRVVEKSRNQFQFFFENDSDVTRIERGSPWLFKSFVIHVRRWKQAINMEDNHISSFPVWAQFWGLPEQYKTLEIGRKLGGRLGQIEDVALFEVRGNDTRIVKAKVELNGDKRMRDTLKLLDPNQKMLEIGIRYERIGVFYTYCAKLGNESKNYQCFIDDSAQNNIKEDKVGEWLKADQVGRRLTEKRASFNPNQPRDGSIPAQSKKKSPPAWLFDSF; encoded by the coding sequence ATGAGCAACAAATCAGAGACACAGAACCCTCGTATAATTGATAGTGATCAGGAGGATGACTTGATCGTTTTAGCTTATGAAGATGTTTTCGAAGGAATTCAAGCCTGGAGCCTGTTTGGAAGAATTTTCTCAGATCGGATCTTTTCCGTAGGTACCATGGAAGGAGCTCTGTATGCAATATGGAATAAACCAGAAGGATTCAGAGTAGTCGAAAAATCCAGGAACcagtttcaatttttctttgagaATGACTCTGATGTGACTCGAATTGAGAGAGGTTCACCTTGGTTATTCAAGAGTTTTGTTATTCATGTTCGCAGATGGAAGCAAGCAATAAACATGGAGGATAATCACATCTCTTCTTTTCCTGTATGGGCACAATTTTGGGGATTGCCTGAACAATACAAAACACTTGAGATTGGACGAAAATTGGGTGGGAGACTTGGTCAAATTGAAGATGTTGCTCTATTTGAAGTTAGAGGCAACGATACACGTATAGTGAAGGCTAAAGTGGAACTGAACGGTGATAAAAGAATGAGGGATACACTGAAACTGCTTGATCCTAATCAGAAAATGCTGGAAATTGGAATACGCTATGAACGTATAGGTGTGTTCTATACTTATTGTGCAAAATTGGGGAATGAATCTAAGAACTACCAATGTTTTATTGATGATTCTGCCCAAAACAATATCAAGGAAGATAAAGTTGGTGAATGGCTTAAGGCAGATCAAGTCGGTAGGCGTTTAACTGAAAAGAGAGCTTCCTTCAATCCTAACCAACCTCGGGATGGTTCTATTCCAGCTCAATCGAAGAAAAAATCTCCACCTGCTTGGCTTTTTGATAGTTTCTAA